In the Campylobacter showae genome, one interval contains:
- a CDS encoding type I secretion system permease/ATPase, whose amino-acid sequence MDSRAIIRDYALNSTPSFEELIRIAKDKGFKAKIKPLTVKNLTSYPLPCIARDKNGVYFNILKVDASKNEVLIFKDKNEPYAIKFEELLNILNPNPKMIVLKHKLLNDRIKFGFGWFYARMLSYKKIVGEILIASFVIQLFGLVTPLFTQVVLDKVLVHHSLSTLNVIALAFVAVIIFEMLLGLSRNYIFAHTTSKIDARLGAMLFDHLIKLPMIYFENRKVGNIVARVRELDSIREFIANKSVTVLLDMLFSVVFVIMMLLYSVKLTSVALAFVTIIATLYFFATPRLRARLEDKFQMGARSNSYLVESITGISTVKSLAIEGSMQRLWEDFLAKYVKSSFELSNLSNILSGIANALSKLMTLSILYLGVGLVIENKLSVGQLIAFQMFAGQFSAPIMRLVGLWNEFQQALLSVDRLGDILNTPKEQENDNAITLNEIKGGVKFDNVSFKYSPNSPIVLQNFSLEVKPNTSIGIVGRSGSGKSTLTRLLQRLYYANEGAIYIDGVDIRHMNPSWLRQNIGVVLQDSYLFSGSVKENIAYAYPSASMDLILQASRVSGADEFISALPEGYDTLVGEQGSSLSGGQKQRIAIARAILTNPRILIFDEATSALDYESEKIISNNLAAIKKNRTVFIVAHRLSTVKDCNEIIVLDKGRLIEKGDHESLMKQRGYYYFLNSQQETGNTNQA is encoded by the coding sequence ATAGACAGCAGAGCCATAATAAGAGATTACGCCCTAAATAGCACTCCAAGCTTTGAAGAGCTTATAAGAATAGCAAAAGACAAGGGCTTTAAGGCTAAGATTAAACCTTTAACCGTTAAAAATTTAACCTCCTATCCGCTACCTTGCATAGCTAGGGATAAAAACGGAGTTTATTTTAATATCTTAAAAGTCGACGCCTCTAAAAACGAAGTCTTAATCTTTAAAGACAAAAACGAACCTTACGCTATCAAATTTGAAGAGCTGCTTAATATCCTAAATCCAAATCCAAAGATGATAGTCTTAAAGCATAAGCTCTTAAACGATAGGATAAAATTCGGCTTTGGTTGGTTTTACGCTAGGATGTTAAGCTATAAAAAGATAGTAGGCGAAATTTTAATAGCATCTTTCGTTATCCAGCTATTCGGTCTAGTTACTCCTCTTTTTACCCAGGTGGTGCTTGATAAGGTTTTAGTTCATCACTCGCTTAGCACCCTAAACGTCATAGCATTAGCATTTGTGGCGGTAATTATATTTGAAATGCTTTTGGGCCTAAGTAGAAACTATATATTTGCCCACACTACTTCAAAGATAGACGCCAGGCTTGGAGCTATGCTATTTGACCATCTAATAAAACTACCCATGATCTACTTTGAAAACAGAAAAGTAGGAAACATAGTAGCTAGAGTTAGAGAACTAGATAGTATAAGGGAGTTTATAGCCAATAAATCCGTTACCGTTCTGCTTGATATGCTTTTTAGCGTAGTGTTTGTAATAATGATGCTACTTTATAGCGTTAAGCTTACTTCGGTGGCATTAGCTTTCGTTACTATTATAGCTACTCTTTATTTCTTTGCTACTCCAAGGCTTAGAGCAAGGCTAGAAGATAAATTTCAAATGGGAGCCAGATCAAACTCCTATCTGGTCGAATCAATCACCGGTATATCAACCGTTAAATCTCTAGCGATCGAGGGCAGTATGCAGCGCCTTTGGGAGGATTTTTTAGCCAAATACGTAAAATCAAGCTTTGAGCTTTCAAATTTATCAAATATCTTATCCGGCATCGCAAATGCTCTTTCAAAGCTAATGACGCTATCTATACTCTATCTAGGAGTTGGCCTAGTTATAGAAAACAAGCTAAGCGTAGGTCAGCTAATAGCCTTTCAGATGTTTGCGGGACAATTTAGCGCTCCTATAATGAGGCTGGTAGGTCTTTGGAACGAATTTCAGCAAGCTCTTCTTAGCGTAGATAGACTAGGAGACATACTAAATACTCCAAAAGAGCAAGAAAACGATAATGCTATAACCCTAAATGAGATAAAAGGCGGAGTGAAATTTGATAACGTTAGCTTTAAATACTCTCCAAACTCTCCTATCGTGCTTCAAAACTTTAGCTTAGAAGTAAAACCAAACACAAGTATAGGCATAGTAGGTAGAAGCGGTAGCGGAAAGAGCACTCTAACCAGACTTCTTCAAAGACTATACTACGCAAACGAGGGAGCTATCTATATAGACGGAGTCGATATCAGGCATATGAATCCATCCTGGCTTAGGCAAAACATAGGAGTGGTGCTGCAAGATAGCTATCTTTTTAGCGGCTCCGTTAAAGAAAACATAGCTTATGCTTATCCAAGCGCCTCTATGGATCTAATCTTGCAAGCTTCAAGGGTATCGGGAGCCGATGAGTTTATAAGCGCGTTACCTGAGGGCTACGATACCTTAGTGGGAGAGCAAGGTTCGTCTCTTTCGGGTGGTCAAAAACAACGTATTGCGATTGCAAGAGCCATACTAACCAATCCTAGAATTTTAATATTTGACGAAGCTACCTCCGCGCTTGATTACGAAAGCGAAAAGATAATATCAAATAACCTTGCAGCCATCAAGAAAAACAGAACCGTATTTATCGTAGCTCATAGACTAAGTACCGTAAAAGATTGTAACGAGATAATAGTGCTGGATAAAGGAAGGCTAATAGAAAAAGGAGATCACGAAAGCTTGATGAAGCAAAGGGGGTATTATTACTTTTTAAATAGCCAGCAAGAAACCGGCAATACGAATCAAGCTTAA
- a CDS encoding HlyD family secretion protein: protein MNDLHEFKPLLIEIEDKPLNPLGRIILYLVLAIMIFATAWLILAKVDVVVSANGKVIPSGEIKILKPLESGVVSKIFVKESDRVKKETS from the coding sequence TTGAACGACCTCCACGAATTTAAACCCCTACTTATAGAAATAGAAGACAAGCCCCTTAATCCTCTTGGCAGAATCATCCTTTATCTAGTACTGGCTATTATGATATTTGCTACCGCTTGGCTGATACTAGCTAAAGTAGACGTAGTGGTAAGCGCAAACGGTAAGGTCATACCAAGCGGAGAGATAAAGATACTAAAACCTCTTGAAAGCGGAGTGGTCTCAAAGATATTCGTTAAAGAATCGGATAGAGTTAAAAAAGAGACATCCTAA
- a CDS encoding ankyrin repeat domain-containing protein, producing MKNFLQSIFILAAFAAILFYLSFLGVKFDKFGSSSMPTGFTVTPDTKIDPNSDLARFVTQEEVDELSFKHWDIYDEQKIRYQEPNATLKILRDHLEAKDTNGVLKFLKDNNLSADVKLWANTTPLMYASFHNDETTAKELIKLGANPHQTDKYKLSPLAYAIENNATKTAKLLFENGVKFKELGKVQIYRSTPLYSDIEKLIIDDDNITIIYSFSGAKKFYYGYTDEKTGKTSRYTYMYDELPFRYIVENNFTEITRLVLESGYRPDCTDRNREDDEACYRMVDNVPNYEPMLDLLLEYDLLGQPSKEELKKAYDECYYQYTLGILGSYGIDKNGTYFIKYTSFTDNADQKHCSDKNGTFKDTKEFISWVNERNKTKKLDSLLYSYKACNDRNSKEYRRDNYCRGYEQKVFFKGNQTKLNIKPYRKLSSDEIKNIVLNN from the coding sequence TTGAAAAACTTTTTGCAATCTATCTTTATACTCGCCGCCTTTGCCGCTATCCTCTTTTACCTTTCTTTTTTAGGAGTTAAATTTGATAAATTTGGATCAAGCTCTATGCCGACTGGTTTTACCGTCACGCCTGATACAAAGATAGATCCAAATTCTGATTTGGCTAGGTTTGTGACACAAGAAGAAGTAGATGAGCTTTCGTTTAAACATTGGGATATATATGACGAGCAAAAAATAAGATACCAAGAGCCAAACGCTACTTTGAAAATTTTAAGAGATCATCTTGAAGCAAAAGATACAAATGGTGTTTTAAAATTTCTAAAAGATAATAATCTAAGTGCAGATGTAAAACTTTGGGCAAATACGACTCCTCTTATGTATGCAAGCTTTCATAATGATGAAACTACCGCAAAAGAACTCATCAAGCTAGGTGCAAACCCTCATCAAACGGATAAATATAAACTCTCTCCTCTAGCTTACGCTATAGAAAACAATGCAACTAAAACGGCAAAGCTTTTATTTGAAAATGGTGTTAAATTTAAAGAGCTTGGAAAGGTGCAAATTTATCGTTCTACACCACTTTATAGCGATATAGAAAAACTCATTATAGATGATGATAATATAACGATTATATATTCTTTTAGTGGGGCTAAAAAGTTTTATTATGGCTATACTGATGAAAAAACAGGAAAGACCAGTAGATATACGTATATGTATGACGAATTACCATTTCGTTATATTGTAGAAAATAATTTTACAGAGATAACTCGTTTAGTTTTAGAGTCTGGATATAGACCAGATTGCACGGATAGAAATAGAGAAGATGATGAAGCTTGTTATCGTATGGTTGATAATGTGCCAAACTACGAACCCATGCTTGATTTACTACTTGAATATGATTTGCTAGGGCAGCCTAGCAAAGAAGAGTTGAAAAAGGCTTATGATGAATGCTATTATCAATATACTCTAGGCATACTGGGCTCATATGGTATTGATAAAAACGGCACTTACTTTATAAAATACACAAGTTTTACAGATAATGCAGATCAAAAACATTGTTCTGATAAAAACGGCACTTTTAAAGATACAAAAGAATTTATCTCTTGGGTTAATGAAAGAAATAAAACTAAGAAGTTGGATAGTTTGCTATACTCATATAAAGCATGTAATGATAGAAATAGTAAAGAGTATAGAAGAGATAATTATTGCAGAGGTTATGAACAAAAGGTATTTTTTAAGGGCAATCAGACAAAGCTTAACATAAAGCCTTATAGAAAGCTTAGCTCTGATGA
- a CDS encoding TolC family protein, which yields MKVLSLFICFSLSIYAKTFTFSSLAKSLESTNPSILSSKLQTLLANEEINAAKSSLYPRLSLSANSEYSKKYANARNNYINDESLVSSTGHASSVSLKLNYELYKFGANALNIDAAAYKKQSLSYKECVTLNEAKLRLLELYYNLLDSKDKLNSYSKLKQINKEIYETSKRLYENGDHTKTAMTNSAIRLVEIEDNIASLNKQIKNLISEISNLSGEDIYIEDEIMPFSSEDIGDKFNQTSVSLKRANQTNQTNQTNQTKSLNQAPGISPQTLNLDSLISSPLPAFEQTSEAKELNALILSKQSALESKKREYYPAFYLYAKYDFYGDDRDNFRRSWDDTQRNGYRIGLSMVYNLFDGFNREASIESASLELLLAKEQFNEAKRRYEKEARNINDDLHSNLEKLKTTSELTSYSKELLSMQERLNLNSQSDKLSVLESKVKFNENLIKNEEALLQANMLTVKRFLINEKSVDCKAL from the coding sequence GTGAAGGTTTTATCGCTTTTTATTTGTTTTTCATTATCTATCTATGCTAAAACCTTTACTTTTTCCTCCCTTGCTAAATCCCTAGAATCCACCAACCCCTCCATCCTATCTTCCAAGCTTCAAACCCTGCTAGCAAACGAAGAGATAAACGCGGCTAAATCAAGCCTATATCCCAGGCTAAGCCTAAGCGCAAATAGCGAATACTCTAAGAAGTATGCAAACGCTAGAAACAACTACATAAACGATGAAAGCCTGGTAAGCTCTACGGGACACGCTAGCTCGGTATCTTTAAAGCTAAATTACGAGTTATATAAATTTGGAGCAAATGCCTTAAACATAGATGCGGCCGCTTATAAAAAACAAAGCCTAAGCTATAAAGAGTGCGTGACGCTAAATGAGGCTAAACTAAGACTGCTTGAGCTATATTATAATCTGCTAGATAGCAAAGACAAACTAAACTCCTATAGCAAACTAAAACAAATCAATAAAGAGATCTACGAAACATCCAAACGCCTCTATGAAAACGGCGATCATACAAAAACGGCAATGACAAATAGCGCCATAAGACTAGTAGAGATAGAAGATAATATAGCAAGTCTAAATAAGCAGATAAAAAATCTCATTAGCGAGATATCAAATTTAAGCGGAGAGGATATCTATATAGAAGATGAGATAATGCCTTTTAGCAGCGAGGATATAGGAGATAAATTTAATCAAACCTCCGTTTCTTTAAAACGGGCTAATCAAACTAATCAAACTAATCAAACTAATCAAACCAAATCTTTAAATCAAGCTCCCGGCATTTCGCCTCAAACTTTAAATTTAGATAGTTTAATCTCCTCCCCTCTACCTGCATTTGAACAAACTTCCGAGGCCAAAGAGTTAAACGCTCTAATCCTTTCTAAACAAAGCGCTCTTGAATCAAAAAAGAGGGAGTATTATCCGGCATTTTATCTATATGCTAAGTACGACTTTTACGGGGACGACAGAGACAACTTTCGCCGCTCTTGGGACGATACTCAGCGAAACGGGTACAGGATAGGCCTTAGTATGGTTTATAATCTCTTTGACGGCTTTAACAGGGAAGCTAGCATAGAAAGCGCATCTCTTGAGTTACTTTTAGCCAAAGAGCAGTTTAACGAAGCAAAAAGGCGGTACGAAAAAGAGGCTAGAAATATAAATGACGATTTGCATTCAAATTTAGAAAAGCTAAAAACTACTTCGGAGCTAACCTCTTACTCTAAAGAGCTTTTGAGCATGCAAGAAAGACTAAATTTAAACTCGCAGTCGGATAAACTAAGCGTGCTTGAAAGTAAGGTTAAATTTAACGAAAATCTCATCAAAAACGAAGAGGCGTTACTACAAGCAAATATGCTTACGGTAAAACGCTTTTTAATAAACGAAAAGAGCGTAGATTGCAAAGCGCTTTAA